The Setaria viridis chromosome 2, Setaria_viridis_v4.0, whole genome shotgun sequence DNA window TCCAAGCGCAGGGATGTTGTGCAGATCCTCTGCAGAGTACAAGGGAACGAACCAGAACAGCTTTTTGGTGCCAAAGACCTGCAGTAACCTGTAGGATTACGTACAGGACTTACATGATATAAAGATCAGACAACGAATATGCCGTAAAGCTTACCTGCTCCAAGTTTCTTCTCCATCCTAGGTCATATTTCCATGAAACTGACTTCTTTCGCTCGTAGACCTGGAACAAGTTTGGTCCAATGCAATCATATTGTATTGTTTTTGAAATGCCATCAAGGGAACAAGCTATTTATCTACGGGGATGTAATGCTGAAATCACTGAGCTGCGGAGAGGAAAACAACCAAAATCTGAATTAAAATGATTGGACAGTTGGAAACCTTTTCCATGTGCTATATAATTTCCTTTGATGAATACTGCATTTTGAATCTTAAAGTCATGATGGACACATGGCCAGTTTCCAAATTAACAGGCAATCAGGTTGATGAAGTTTGATGTTTCATTGTTTCATCAAGACATTTCTTCAATCTATGACCATTAAAGCACGAGGATTAATGTTCACAGAATTACCTCTATAGAAGTCGTATTACTTGTAACAAGAGACGTGTGCATGCCAATGAAACAGAGGAGGCTCAGCACAAATGCTAAATTGAGAACTGCAATTAAGACTAGCTGTTAAGTAACTTGCACAACTTTGGGGTAAGTTTGGCACTTCCAAGGGGAAAAAAGATTTTACCAAAAGCAAGAAATAGAATAGCAATATCCCCAGGAGAGCTGGAACGCCTACTTTCATCTTGAAAGAACTCAATAAAGTTTGGAAGTAGTACCAAGGTATCCAGCACTGTCTCAGCAAATGTATACACCTATATGAGATAAAAAATGAACCTTAACAGGAAACATTGCAAGAAATAAGGTATCTAAACAGACAAACAGAGAACTATCACTATAGAAGAGGTAATGAGTAAATAAAAACATGTGTGTTTGAGGGGTAAAGAACACAATCAtgtctctctgtttttttattttgttctaagtACAAGCATGGGCTTGACTTTTAGGGCTGTTTGCTAATGGTTAACAAACTTATCTAGTAGTAGAAAGAGATCACATACTTGCATACCATTAGTTGTTGGTAGGTCAGCATGTCAACTAGGAAGTAGAAGTATAGCCAAGTATTTATTACATACTTGCAAGAATAACCAAACCACAAAAGTATTGCAAAGTATCCATTACATATTTGCAAGAACAACCAAACCATAAAAGTAATGCCAAGTATGTACTACATGTTTGCAAGAACAACCAAACCAGTACAATGGCTGAACTTGAAGGGAAAATGTTAAAGGCCTTGGTTAGCATTTACAGGCTCCTTAGCGCAGAAGAATCAAATAATTGTCAGCATAAAGGGATGAACAAACACACGTTTGAGATTGAATTTTTGCAGGTTATGTAACTTCATCTATACTGCAGACTTGATTTTTTTGAAACGTTGCAACATGTAGGGTTACCTATATTTATGCTTAAGGGGACACCCGAACCATAGGACAGCAATGAATTTCTGCTTATGCTAAAAGGGATACCATATGAAGTGTTTCAGCTGTACcaggaaaaggagaaaatacTTGTAGTTCCTTGCTCCAACACAGTTCACTACCCAAATGCAGTGATGGTCCATTTTAAGCACACATCTGTTACCTGCATGGTCCAAGAACCTGGTGAAGGACTAGATGACATCTAACTTATTCATCCTAAATTTAATGGACACAGTAGAACTTAGATAaaccttttttttcaaataaaggTGAGCAAGATGGCAGATCCTCAGCCAAGCTAATaaaaccagaaaaaatcaaAGAGATTCTTGGCTATGCATCTGTATCTGGTAGATTTACTACACGAGGACTGGTCAACATTCAATGCCACTATAGCTACTAGATATTTTGCAGTAAGTTGACAGTATTTGCTTAAGGAACATCAACAAGAAGATCCAGATCAGGGACCCAAAAACTGAACAGTGCCAAAAAAAGTTAATCTAAATATGAGACATAAGTTGAATGATAGTTGCCATTCAACAGGAAACATGACTTACAGACAGAACAATGATGACAGCGGGGAGGTTTGCCATTTTGACAACGAGAGCAATAGCTAGGAGCACTTCCTTGCTCCTCTGAAGAGGAACCAGGATCCCCACTATATTCGACATCATGTCTCCAGTTTTCAGGTACAGCACCAGGATCAGTGAAAACAACCATCAAATAGCACCACAGAATCATTGCAAGctgcagaagaaacaagatccCTGAAGAAGTTTAAGCGAGACAGAATCAAATATAATCATGATCTGTATTTCACATTTTTAAGCCCAATCTGGAAAGCAAAAATATAATAACTCAAAGCTACCATTGGTAAAATGAAATAATCTCACAGACGCTGGAAGAATCATTTTTTTCCAATATGGAATCTAGAAACATGCTGTCGAACTTCTCTAACTTATGGAAAAGAAGGCATCTGGAGACCACTAACTTATGTGAAAATGGTATATTTAGATTTGTTATGAAAAAAATCACAACTATTTAGTAACATGCTTATATAAAAAGGCAACAGTCAAAGTTGCAGCTTGAGGATGAGCAGAAGTTGCCACATCCAAGAGAATACGCCAGTAATTAGTTTTGTGTCCAACCTGCTCAATCCAAGCAACCTTTCAATTCCTTCGGTCAACCACACTCTGCCTAACGGAACTGTTCCCACAAATGACTGAGCTGCTTCGCAAGTCAAATCTGTTTTGGCAGTTGCACAACAGCATAGGTCTAAAACTCTAAACAGTGGATATCATCATAAATCCAGTACCCACGGTGCATATGACTGAGATGCACATTTGACAAGCATAGCTTAAATTAACCCTATAATCCCAGGTAGTCATGAACTCGTGGTGGTGGACGTGCAATGTGATCAATGAAGAGACATACCAGGGAAATCAATTCTAATCCTGCAGGCTTCTACAAAGCACTAGATTGCACATTTTGAGAGCATTACTAAAAACAGACAGTTACGTCCGAATCTTGTCAAATCTCTCGGGCTCTAGAGGCTTCTACAATTAGGCCCCATACTGCAAATTTGTCACGGCACGGTGGGACACTAAAAATAGATCTTAACATAAAAAAGGGGAGCGGAGAAGGAGCAAGGAAGGGCGTCGGCGCTTACGAGTACGTGGaaggcggcgagcacggcggcaGCTCCCGCAGCGGCGACGCCCCCGGCGAGGAGCATGGGCCCCCAGGCGTAGACGACGACCGCGTAGTAGGAtacggcggcgatggcggcgacgagcgccacCATGAGGTAGCCCAGCCCGCGCAGCCCCGCGCAGGCGCGGAACGGGTTCACGTGCCGGCAGCAGTCCATCCCTGCGGCCGCCGAGCGGAGGAGGCAACGGCCaacgcggcggcagcggcgacgagggaaccgggaggaggcggaggggacgggGGCTGCGTGCGtgtcggtggcggcgcgcgcTGGCTGTTGCTGGTTGCCCCTGGGTGGGCTTGGTCCGTCGCTGACTACTGGGCTCAGTGGTGAGCGACAGAGATCTTGTTGCTGCCGGCGGGAGGCTGGAGTGAAGGTACGGTAATTGCTGCTTTTCTTGACTGTGACTGTGAGCATATCCAAGGCTTCACGGCATTGGAAAAAGCAAAAGGTCCGAAATCTCGAGCAAAAGAAATGGGGACAGGGGACTAAAAATTTTAGGGAGTGTTTGAGACggccgctaaactttagcctgtcacatcgaatattaggatgattaaatatgaactaattacaaaactaatagcagaaccctaagctaaattgcgagacgaatctattaagcctaattaattcatcatta harbors:
- the LOC117842176 gene encoding probable protein S-acyltransferase 12, whose translation is MDCCRHVNPFRACAGLRGLGYLMVALVAAIAAVSYYAVVVYAWGPMLLAGGVAAAGAAAVLAAFHVLLAMILWCYLMVVFTDPGAVPENWRHDVEYSGDPGSSSEEQGSAPSYCSRCQNGKPPRCHHCSVCNRCVLKMDHHCIWVVNCVGARNYKYFLLFLVYTFAETVLDTLVLLPNFIEFFQDESRRSSSPGDIAILFLAFVLNLAFVLSLLCFIGMHTSLVTSNTTSIEVYERKKSVSWKYDLGWRRNLEQVFGTKKLFWFVPLYSAEDLHNIPALGGLEFPTRSDAIV